A genomic stretch from Bifidobacterium sp. ESL0769 includes:
- a CDS encoding transcriptional regulator translates to MGFEQEALQTLRDTVHGNKSAMWHQVEGAGKGEPFVLRHLLKHGTQTPSRLAEALHASSGRISALLGTMEKKGYITREIDDHDRRNILVSLTPKGTEQAERDRDDIDSVVRWIFSQMGERRTREFVDLAQEFMTYMSVCKPGAPRPTAEEVKAAFAAQRERSDKKAEAASAPAKA, encoded by the coding sequence ATGGGATTCGAACAGGAAGCGCTGCAGACGCTGCGCGATACGGTGCATGGCAACAAGTCGGCCATGTGGCATCAAGTCGAAGGTGCGGGCAAGGGAGAGCCGTTTGTGCTGCGTCATTTGCTCAAGCACGGCACCCAAACTCCCTCGCGTCTGGCCGAAGCGTTGCATGCCAGCTCCGGCAGGATTTCCGCGTTGCTTGGCACGATGGAGAAAAAGGGCTATATCACACGAGAAATCGACGATCACGACCGGCGCAATATCCTGGTCTCGTTGACGCCGAAAGGTACTGAACAGGCTGAGCGCGACCGTGATGACATCGATTCGGTCGTCCGCTGGATTTTCTCGCAGATGGGGGAGCGCCGCACTCGTGAGTTCGTCGACCTTGCCCAGGAATTCATGACCTACATGTCAGTGTGCAAGCCCGGCGCTCCGAGGCCTACTGCCGAAGAGGTCAAGGCTGCGTTCGCGGCCCAGAGGGAACGAAGCGACAAGAAGGCTGAGGCCGCTTCTGCGCCAGCCAAAGCATAG
- a CDS encoding amino acid permease, producing the protein MTQMDESSNARTNADTNAKAATDTSANIRGGSAGETANKLERGLSNRHVQFIAIGGTIGTGLFLGSGKSIALTGPSIILVYILVGMMMFLLMRAIGELMYYDPNQHTFINFIGKYLGSGWGHFAGWTYWIVLILMGLSELTAVGTYFVTFFDTFGFNLQKWQPLIEVCFLAVLAIINLIAVKAFGETEFWFSMIKITLIVGLIVTAIVMVVIGYHYPAVHIHGLDHVSPAGHAGLDNIFKGLSLAPNGWLALLMSFQMVFFAYEMIEFVGVTVSETKNPRKVLPKAINEIIMRILIFYVGALVAIMLIVPWRTFKPNKDGSFASPFIMVFQYAGLNWASALVFFVVITAASSALNSLLYSAGRHLFQLAEVSTSSVLRPLGVVSKRKVPARAIVVSACFILLSPIINAIPKVSNVFVLFSSASSAVIIFVYVLTMIAHQRYRQSSDFMADGFVMPAYKVTNTLTIIFFVFIYATLFLSSDTRGSAIAGLVWLVLFGGYSLIRYRGKEAELLV; encoded by the coding sequence ATGACACAAATGGATGAAAGCAGCAATGCCAGAACCAATGCCGATACCAACGCCAAAGCTGCAACTGATACTTCGGCAAACATCCGCGGTGGCAGCGCCGGCGAAACGGCCAACAAGCTCGAGCGCGGTCTGAGCAACCGGCACGTCCAGTTCATCGCCATCGGCGGCACCATCGGCACCGGCCTTTTCCTGGGCTCCGGCAAGTCGATTGCGCTGACCGGCCCGAGCATCATCCTGGTCTACATCCTCGTCGGCATGATGATGTTCCTTCTGATGCGCGCCATCGGCGAGCTGATGTACTACGACCCCAACCAGCACACGTTCATCAACTTCATCGGTAAATACCTCGGCTCCGGTTGGGGTCATTTCGCGGGCTGGACCTACTGGATTGTTCTTATCCTGATGGGCCTCTCGGAACTCACCGCCGTCGGCACCTACTTCGTCACCTTCTTCGACACGTTCGGCTTCAACCTGCAAAAATGGCAGCCGCTCATCGAGGTCTGCTTCCTTGCAGTGCTCGCGATTATCAATCTCATCGCCGTCAAAGCGTTCGGTGAGACGGAATTCTGGTTCTCGATGATCAAGATCACCTTGATTGTCGGCCTGATCGTCACTGCTATCGTGATGGTTGTTATCGGTTATCACTATCCGGCCGTCCATATTCATGGTCTCGATCACGTCAGTCCTGCCGGCCATGCGGGGCTCGACAATATCTTTAAGGGCCTCTCGCTGGCTCCGAATGGCTGGCTAGCGCTTCTGATGAGCTTCCAGATGGTCTTCTTCGCCTACGAGATGATCGAGTTCGTCGGCGTCACCGTCTCAGAGACCAAGAACCCGCGCAAAGTACTGCCGAAAGCCATCAATGAGATCATCATGCGAATCCTGATCTTCTACGTCGGCGCGCTTGTCGCCATCATGCTCATCGTGCCGTGGCGCACGTTCAAGCCGAACAAGGACGGCTCCTTCGCCTCCCCGTTCATCATGGTCTTCCAATACGCGGGCCTCAACTGGGCTTCGGCGCTGGTCTTCTTTGTCGTGATCACCGCCGCGTCCTCCGCGTTGAACTCCCTGCTCTATTCCGCAGGCCGTCACCTCTTCCAGCTGGCTGAAGTCTCCACCTCGTCCGTGCTGCGTCCGCTCGGCGTCGTCTCCAAGCGCAAGGTGCCGGCACGTGCCATCGTGGTCTCCGCCTGCTTCATTCTCCTGTCGCCGATCATCAACGCGATTCCGAAGGTTTCCAACGTCTTCGTGCTCTTCTCTTCGGCTTCCAGCGCCGTGATTATCTTCGTCTACGTCCTGACGATGATCGCCCACCAGCGTTATCGCCAGTCCTCCGATTTCATGGCTGACGGTTTCGTGATGCCGGCTTATAAGGTCACGAACACGTTGACGATCATCTTCTTCGTGTTCATTTACGCGACCCTCTTCCTTTCCTCGGATACGCGCGGATCGGCCATTGCCGGGTTGGTCTGGTTGGTGCTGTTCGGCGGCTATAGCCTGATTCGTTACCGCGGAAAAGAGGCCGAGCTTTTGGTTTGA
- a CDS encoding amino acid permease: MSSNNANATSGNNAQASKPQKQGGNHVVRKLKTRHISMIALGGCIGTGLFMTSGGTIAEAGPGGGLVAYAAMGIMIYFLMTSLGELATNMPVSGSFAVYSSKYVDPALGFAMGWDYWLNWAIAGATDISTAALLMQYWFPKSPGWVWSLTMLVIIFCLNAFVVSAFGETEFWLALIKVVTIIIFIVIGLLMICGIMFQPAIGFKNFTYKGGPFIGGLPAIMGVFLIAGYSFQGTEVVGVTAGESENPSQAVPKAINNVFWRIVLFYLLSIFVIAAIIPYTDPNLLGASDTNVAMSPFTIVFEKAGLAGAASIMNAVVLTSILSAVNTGAYASSRMLYGMAKDGYAPKFLGTTTKRGVPLAALITTLCIEALAFSSSIFGPKFYMWLVTATGLTGFISWIGIALSHFRFRRAFKLQGHKLSELKYHAKLFPFGPILAIVICLVVICGQDIPAFASGNWGEILMTYFSVILVAILYFGFKFTHHTHIVKLKDMDVSSARPEVLKETREKSATKAANATGTENAENS, from the coding sequence ATGAGCAGCAACAACGCAAATGCCACTTCCGGCAACAATGCCCAAGCCAGCAAACCCCAGAAACAGGGCGGCAACCACGTCGTCCGCAAGCTCAAGACCCGTCACATCTCGATGATCGCGCTCGGCGGGTGCATAGGCACCGGTCTGTTCATGACCTCCGGCGGCACCATCGCCGAAGCCGGGCCAGGCGGCGGACTCGTGGCCTACGCAGCCATGGGCATCATGATCTACTTTTTGATGACCAGCCTCGGCGAGCTCGCTACCAACATGCCAGTTTCCGGCTCTTTCGCCGTGTATAGCTCCAAATACGTTGACCCGGCGCTGGGATTCGCGATGGGCTGGGACTATTGGCTCAACTGGGCCATCGCCGGTGCTACCGACATCTCGACGGCGGCGCTTTTGATGCAGTACTGGTTCCCGAAATCGCCGGGCTGGGTATGGAGCCTGACGATGCTCGTCATCATCTTTTGCCTCAACGCTTTCGTGGTCTCCGCGTTCGGCGAGACGGAGTTCTGGCTGGCGCTGATCAAAGTCGTCACCATCATCATCTTCATCGTCATCGGCCTGTTGATGATCTGTGGCATCATGTTCCAGCCGGCCATCGGCTTCAAGAACTTCACGTATAAAGGCGGGCCGTTCATCGGCGGCTTGCCCGCCATCATGGGCGTCTTCCTCATCGCCGGCTACTCGTTCCAAGGCACGGAAGTCGTGGGCGTCACCGCCGGCGAATCCGAAAACCCAAGCCAGGCGGTGCCGAAGGCCATCAACAACGTCTTCTGGCGTATCGTGCTCTTCTATCTCTTGTCGATTTTTGTGATTGCGGCCATCATTCCCTACACCGATCCGAATCTGCTCGGCGCCTCCGACACCAACGTCGCGATGTCGCCGTTCACCATCGTCTTCGAGAAGGCCGGTCTGGCAGGTGCCGCAAGCATTATGAACGCCGTGGTGCTGACCTCGATTCTTTCCGCCGTCAACACCGGTGCCTACGCCTCAAGCCGTATGCTTTACGGCATGGCGAAGGACGGTTACGCACCGAAATTCCTCGGCACCACCACCAAGCGCGGCGTGCCGCTGGCGGCGCTCATTACCACACTTTGCATCGAGGCACTGGCCTTCTCGTCGAGTATCTTCGGCCCGAAGTTCTATATGTGGTTGGTCACCGCAACCGGCCTGACCGGCTTCATCTCCTGGATCGGCATCGCGCTGAGCCACTTCCGCTTCCGTCGCGCGTTCAAGCTACAGGGACATAAGCTTTCGGAGCTGAAGTACCACGCGAAGCTCTTCCCATTCGGCCCGATTCTCGCCATCGTCATCTGCCTGGTCGTCATCTGCGGACAGGATATCCCGGCCTTCGCTTCCGGCAACTGGGGCGAAATCCTGATGACCTATTTCAGCGTCATCCTCGTCGCCATCCTTTACTTCGGCTTTAAGTTCACCCATCACACCCACATCGTCAAGCTCAAGGATATGGACGTCTCCTCCGCCCGTCCCGAAGTGTTGAAAGAGACGCGCGAAAAGAGTGCAACGAAGGCAGCGAACGCAACGGGCACGGAGAATGCCGAAAACTCCTAG
- a CDS encoding DUF5067 domain-containing protein, which yields MQEDNNPYGGGTSPQPNTPYNGQPVYPWQQSADSAPQQMNPTQQNTNPTQAQQPANFADSQQSQRMPWQQPINSVLQQSDSALQRSSEPESQQQNANPAQVPQSADSEASQQSSGSAWQQVDSASEQSHGSSAQQPTNPARSQQSEAPSWQQSGTAPQNLQGSWQQPVNSAPQQAAGIPTPQPAGSVYQQPMDMSSQPPTAPVSAPPMGTSSQPPMGMSPQQPFGPAPQRPRMAIVSLILGIVAIVLFWIPIVGIACGIAAIVTGFMSMRKINAGRLPGKGLSIGGLATGIIAAVLSVIVFIASFNTIMGAFSGNGGTPSFSDSSAISASPRGDDKQKKEQQDYKNPEEKVLKGSGSFTDTEVKIASAKRGPKDHEGAWTLVVTYQYKNTGKEKTSFLKAVDDRVSQNGITLVKDYLPDNTEGYSFDSYDADVAPNASSKVTVAYKLIDGSTPVNVVLQSGINFKERTYVTQTINIK from the coding sequence ATGCAGGAAGATAATAACCCATACGGTGGCGGCACGTCGCCGCAGCCCAATACACCATACAACGGCCAGCCGGTATACCCGTGGCAGCAGTCGGCGGATTCCGCGCCGCAGCAGATGAACCCGACGCAACAGAACACAAACCCGACGCAAGCTCAGCAGCCGGCGAATTTTGCGGATTCGCAGCAATCGCAGCGCATGCCGTGGCAGCAGCCAATAAATTCGGTACTTCAGCAGTCGGATTCCGCACTGCAGCGCTCGTCGGAGCCAGAATCGCAACAGCAGAATGCAAACCCGGCGCAAGTACCGCAGTCGGCGGATTCCGAGGCATCGCAGCAATCGTCGGGTTCCGCGTGGCAGCAGGTAGATTCGGCTTCAGAGCAGTCGCACGGTTCGTCGGCGCAGCAGCCAACCAATCCCGCACGATCGCAGCAATCTGAGGCTCCGTCATGGCAGCAGTCGGGCACGGCTCCTCAGAATTTGCAGGGTTCGTGGCAGCAGCCGGTAAATTCGGCACCGCAGCAAGCAGCCGGCATACCGACGCCGCAGCCGGCGGGATCTGTGTATCAGCAGCCAATGGATATGTCGTCTCAGCCTCCGACCGCTCCTGTCTCTGCGCCCCCAATGGGCACGTCGTCTCAGCCGCCGATGGGCATGTCGCCGCAGCAACCGTTTGGGCCGGCGCCGCAGCGTCCGCGTATGGCCATCGTCTCGCTGATCCTGGGCATCGTCGCCATCGTCCTGTTCTGGATTCCGATTGTCGGCATCGCCTGTGGCATCGCCGCCATCGTGACCGGCTTCATGTCCATGCGCAAGATCAACGCCGGAAGGCTTCCCGGCAAGGGCCTGTCAATCGGCGGTCTTGCTACCGGCATCATTGCCGCCGTCCTTTCGGTTATTGTCTTCATCGCTTCGTTCAATACCATAATGGGCGCGTTCAGCGGCAATGGAGGAACGCCGAGTTTCTCGGATTCTTCCGCAATTTCGGCTTCTCCTCGCGGTGACGATAAGCAGAAGAAAGAGCAGCAGGACTACAAGAACCCGGAAGAGAAGGTGCTGAAAGGCAGCGGGAGTTTCACGGATACCGAAGTGAAAATTGCCTCCGCCAAGCGAGGCCCGAAGGATCATGAGGGAGCGTGGACGCTCGTTGTCACTTATCAATATAAAAATACAGGCAAGGAAAAGACTTCTTTCCTGAAGGCTGTTGACGACAGGGTTTCCCAGAACGGCATCACCCTCGTAAAGGATTATCTTCCGGACAATACTGAGGGATACAGTTTCGATAGTTACGACGCTGACGTAGCGCCAAACGCCAGTTCGAAGGTCACTGTTGCCTACAAACTCATCGACGGCTCAACGCCTGTGAATGTGGTGCTTCAGTCCGGCATCAATTTCAAAGAGCGTACGTACGTCACGCAAACAATCAACATTAAGTGA
- a CDS encoding ATP-binding protein, with the protein MIDRPYYLDWLERWRDKEPIKVVTGMRRSGKSKILEIFRGRLAKEGVNPKNIIAINFESLDESYPTEAKPLYDYIVKRLQHGQNYIFLDEIQHVEHFEKTVDALYIRNDTDIYITGSNAKLLSSELATLLTGRYVELNMFPLSFAEYRTTRPQSETVDQSFERYLTYGGLPYTTYLDDEQSIADYLSGVFNTILVKDIAVRHPKINMPAFNEVAAFLADNVGNITSVKGIADTMKQEHKGISPNTVREYIAALCENYLLFSAERYDIKGKAYMKTLEKYYLGDPGFRFWFLGKSGGDTGHRIENVVYLELLRRYRTVSIGKIGTKEIDFCATDADGVHYFRVSQTVLDSATLDRELAPLKNIDDNHPKTLLTLDRIGNGDHDGIKQVNLLDWLLDNQ; encoded by the coding sequence ATGATTGATCGTCCTTATTATTTGGATTGGCTGGAACGCTGGCGCGATAAGGAACCCATCAAAGTCGTAACGGGAATGCGGCGCAGCGGCAAGTCAAAGATACTCGAGATCTTCCGCGGCCGCCTCGCCAAGGAAGGCGTCAACCCCAAAAACATCATCGCCATCAACTTCGAAAGTCTCGATGAGAGCTACCCAACTGAAGCCAAGCCGCTTTACGACTACATTGTCAAGCGTCTGCAACACGGTCAGAACTATATCTTTTTGGATGAAATCCAGCACGTCGAGCACTTCGAGAAAACTGTGGACGCACTGTATATCCGCAACGATACCGACATCTACATCACCGGATCGAACGCGAAGCTGCTTTCCAGCGAGCTTGCGACACTGCTGACCGGCCGTTACGTCGAACTCAACATGTTCCCGCTTTCGTTCGCTGAGTATCGAACGACCCGGCCACAATCGGAAACCGTCGATCAATCGTTCGAACGTTACCTCACCTACGGCGGCCTGCCATACACCACCTACCTCGACGACGAACAAAGCATTGCCGATTACCTCAGCGGTGTGTTCAACACCATTCTCGTTAAAGACATCGCGGTGCGACACCCGAAAATCAATATGCCCGCTTTCAACGAAGTAGCTGCGTTCCTGGCCGACAACGTTGGCAATATCACCTCGGTCAAAGGGATCGCGGACACGATGAAACAGGAACATAAGGGCATCTCCCCCAACACCGTCCGCGAATATATAGCGGCACTTTGCGAAAACTATCTACTCTTCAGTGCCGAGCGATACGACATCAAGGGCAAAGCCTATATGAAAACACTTGAGAAATACTACCTGGGCGACCCCGGATTCAGATTCTGGTTCCTCGGCAAATCTGGCGGCGACACCGGCCATCGCATCGAAAACGTGGTCTACCTTGAACTTTTGCGGCGTTACCGCACCGTTTCCATCGGAAAAATCGGCACCAAGGAAATTGATTTTTGCGCCACCGATGCCGACGGAGTTCATTATTTCCGGGTTTCGCAGACCGTGTTGGACAGCGCGACTCTCGACCGTGAACTCGCACCGCTGAAAAACATCGACGACAACCATCCCAAAACCTTGCTGACTCTGGACCGCATCGGCAACGGCGACCACGACGGCATCAAGCAGGTGAACCTGCTCGACTGGCTGCTCGATAATCAATAA
- a CDS encoding PAS domain-containing protein, with the protein MATKRFSRARNAEEEKLDTQLLQQFVPLVEFLGKVLGPRSEVVLHDASKADKSVIAIANNQVSGRQVGAPATDFMLRLLQEGNANGKDYVVGYQGRTALSKNALISSTYLIRRKKRIIGALCINTDQTPFLRLERALEEVGASYSFAAQGETPQSHEEENLITSIEDVATEVIADASAKAGTDVESFGLDQRLAVISQLNDQGYFNFKGSVAKVAKQLGISVSTTYRYLHMIDDQQ; encoded by the coding sequence ATGGCAACAAAACGATTTTCTCGCGCTCGCAATGCGGAAGAGGAAAAACTTGATACGCAATTGCTCCAGCAATTCGTTCCGCTGGTCGAATTCCTCGGCAAAGTGCTCGGGCCGAGAAGCGAAGTAGTGCTTCACGATGCTTCCAAGGCCGACAAATCCGTTATCGCAATTGCCAACAATCAGGTTTCCGGCCGTCAAGTAGGCGCGCCCGCGACCGATTTCATGCTCAGACTATTGCAGGAAGGTAATGCGAACGGCAAGGATTATGTCGTCGGCTACCAAGGAAGAACGGCGCTGAGCAAAAACGCTTTGATATCGTCCACGTATCTTATTCGGCGAAAGAAGCGGATTATCGGCGCTCTATGCATCAATACCGATCAGACCCCCTTCCTCAGGCTGGAACGAGCGCTGGAAGAGGTGGGCGCGTCCTATTCATTTGCCGCCCAAGGCGAGACGCCTCAGTCGCATGAGGAAGAAAATCTCATCACCTCGATTGAGGACGTCGCCACCGAAGTGATTGCCGATGCCAGCGCCAAGGCCGGTACGGACGTCGAATCTTTCGGCTTGGACCAGCGTCTTGCCGTGATTTCGCAGTTGAATGACCAGGGCTATTTCAATTTCAAAGGCTCGGTCGCCAAAGTCGCCAAGCAGCTGGGCATCTCAGTATCGACGACATACCGTTATCTGCATATGATCGACGATCAGCAATGA
- a CDS encoding D-serine ammonia-lyase yields the protein MTKEVLGKPISQWVDEFPLIDTLMKEEETTWFNDRLQPTEQGMKQVGLSVKDVDDAAARLKRFAPLIEELFPSTKPTEGIIESPLVAVPDQRHALSKRYGQELPGQLWAKLDSELPISGSIKARGGIYEVLKHAEDLAMDAGLLTYDDDYRKLGTPGMRKFFSQYKIAVGSTGNLGLSIGIMSAALGFDASVHMSADARQWKKDKLRANGVHVFEYEQDYSVAVAAGRKEAEADPMAYFIDDENSSTLFLGYAVAGRRLAGQLQACGVEVDEDNPLFVYLPCGVGGSPGGVAFGMKTVFGDNVHCILAEPTHCPSMLIGTYTKEYNNVCVQDFGIDNVTAADGLACGRPSQFVCKAMEHLIDGFLTIDDDELYRIEAQLHNSCDIDIEPSAAAGFVGPWRVLAGKEYRDRMGLDDTKMAHATHVSWCTGGSMVPRDEMASYIEKGNGLL from the coding sequence ATGACAAAAGAAGTATTGGGAAAGCCAATCAGCCAGTGGGTTGACGAATTTCCGTTGATTGATACGCTGATGAAGGAAGAGGAGACGACCTGGTTCAACGACCGTCTTCAGCCCACCGAGCAAGGCATGAAGCAGGTCGGGCTGAGCGTCAAAGACGTTGATGACGCCGCGGCGAGGCTCAAGCGTTTCGCACCGCTGATCGAAGAGCTGTTCCCGTCCACCAAGCCGACGGAAGGGATTATCGAATCCCCGCTCGTCGCCGTTCCCGACCAGCGCCACGCCCTTTCGAAGCGTTATGGGCAGGAACTGCCGGGCCAACTGTGGGCGAAGCTCGACAGCGAGCTTCCCATCAGCGGTTCCATCAAGGCCCGTGGCGGCATCTACGAGGTGCTGAAGCACGCCGAGGATTTGGCCATGGATGCCGGTCTTCTCACTTATGATGACGATTATCGCAAGCTGGGAACTCCCGGAATGCGCAAGTTCTTCAGCCAATACAAGATCGCCGTGGGCTCGACGGGCAATCTCGGCCTGTCCATCGGCATTATGAGCGCGGCGCTTGGCTTCGATGCCAGCGTGCACATGTCGGCGGACGCCCGCCAGTGGAAGAAGGACAAGCTTCGCGCCAACGGCGTGCACGTCTTCGAGTATGAGCAGGATTATTCGGTGGCTGTGGCGGCCGGCAGAAAAGAAGCCGAAGCCGATCCGATGGCCTACTTCATCGACGACGAGAATTCCTCCACGCTCTTCCTGGGCTATGCGGTGGCGGGCCGTCGTCTCGCGGGCCAACTGCAGGCTTGCGGCGTCGAAGTCGACGAGGACAACCCGCTGTTCGTCTATCTGCCTTGCGGCGTCGGCGGCAGCCCGGGCGGTGTCGCGTTCGGCATGAAGACCGTGTTCGGCGACAATGTCCATTGCATCCTCGCGGAGCCGACGCATTGCCCGTCAATGCTCATCGGCACCTACACCAAGGAATACAACAACGTCTGCGTGCAGGACTTCGGCATCGACAATGTCACCGCGGCCGACGGGCTGGCTTGCGGCCGTCCCTCGCAGTTCGTCTGCAAGGCCATGGAGCATCTTATCGATGGATTCCTGACCATCGACGATGATGAGCTCTACCGCATTGAAGCCCAGCTCCATAATTCGTGCGATATCGATATCGAGCCTTCTGCAGCCGCCGGTTTCGTGGGCCCGTGGCGCGTGCTTGCCGGCAAGGAATACCGTGATCGCATGGGCCTTGACGACACCAAGATGGCGCACGCCACCCACGTTTCGTGGTGCACGGGCGGCTCGATGGTTCCTCGCGACGAGATGGCATCGTATATCGAAAAGGGGAATGGCCTACTGTAA
- a CDS encoding gluconate:H+ symporter — translation MSTGPLLVVLLIAIAVIVLLIVKVKMHPSLALLIAAFFVAFVTKVPLGKITDTIQNGVGDTLGFLTLIIGFGAVLGKLLEVSGGAQRLASTMLRVFGKKHATIIMALLGLICGIPVFVEVGFVLLVPLVFVVAKEAKISRLKVGIPLATSLMVVHCILPPHPAATAIAGTLHADIGTVILLGLCVAIPSVLVGAVLFAHFAIPEKDDPNEKLEEDPSANFVEKDEKDLPGFGITLFTILLPLLIMVTRTICERVLPADMLAMKWINVIGNPITALMLSLLFAYFSLGLHRGMNIEKLQTLTDSSFGPIGGILLIIGAGGAFNAVLTASGVAPSLAKVLSGLPVSPIILAWLIALILHFAVGSATVAMMSAAGIVLPMLTATPGLSPAIMALAIGAGAIGLTHVTDSLFWMVKEYLHITVPQAYKTLTVGTTITSIVALCMTLLLSLFV, via the coding sequence ATGAGCACAGGTCCATTATTGGTTGTTCTGCTTATCGCCATCGCCGTGATAGTGCTGTTGATCGTCAAAGTCAAGATGCATCCGTCTCTGGCTTTGCTGATTGCCGCATTCTTCGTGGCGTTTGTGACGAAAGTGCCATTGGGCAAAATCACTGATACGATTCAAAACGGTGTGGGGGATACACTGGGATTCCTCACACTGATTATCGGCTTCGGCGCTGTCCTTGGCAAGCTGCTTGAAGTGTCGGGCGGGGCCCAGCGCCTTGCGTCGACGATGCTTAGGGTCTTCGGCAAAAAGCACGCCACCATCATCATGGCTTTGCTGGGGTTGATTTGCGGTATTCCGGTATTCGTCGAAGTAGGTTTCGTCCTCTTGGTCCCGCTGGTGTTTGTGGTGGCGAAGGAAGCGAAGATTTCCCGTTTGAAGGTCGGCATCCCGCTGGCCACCTCGCTGATGGTGGTTCATTGCATTCTGCCTCCGCACCCCGCTGCGACGGCCATCGCTGGCACCTTGCACGCCGATATCGGCACCGTCATTTTGCTCGGTCTCTGCGTCGCTATTCCGTCGGTATTGGTTGGAGCTGTTCTTTTCGCGCATTTCGCGATTCCCGAGAAGGATGATCCCAATGAGAAACTCGAAGAGGATCCGTCCGCTAATTTCGTGGAGAAGGATGAGAAGGATCTTCCCGGCTTCGGCATCACGCTTTTCACCATTCTTCTGCCGCTGCTCATCATGGTGACGCGCACGATCTGCGAGCGTGTGCTTCCTGCCGACATGCTGGCCATGAAGTGGATCAACGTCATCGGCAACCCGATCACGGCGTTGATGCTTTCGCTGCTGTTCGCCTATTTCTCGCTCGGTCTTCATCGTGGCATGAATATCGAAAAGCTGCAGACCCTTACGGATAGCTCGTTCGGCCCTATCGGCGGCATTCTGCTGATTATCGGCGCCGGCGGTGCGTTCAATGCGGTGCTCACCGCTTCCGGCGTGGCCCCGAGCCTCGCGAAGGTGCTTTCCGGCCTGCCCGTCAGCCCGATTATCCTGGCTTGGCTCATCGCGCTGATCCTGCATTTCGCCGTGGGTTCCGCCACGGTCGCGATGATGAGCGCTGCGGGAATCGTGCTGCCGATGCTGACCGCCACACCGGGATTGTCCCCGGCGATTATGGCGCTCGCCATCGGAGCTGGTGCCATCGGCCTCACCCACGTTACGGATTCGCTGTTCTGGATGGTCAAGGAATATCTGCATATCACGGTTCCGCAGGCCTATAAGACATTGACCGTAGGCACCACCATCACATCCATCGTGGCGCTGTGCATGACCCTGCTGCTGAGCCTGTTCGTCTGA
- the ilvC gene encoding ketol-acid reductoisomerase — protein MAAQIWYEDDADLSVLDGKKVCIIGYGSQGHAHALNLRDSGVDVVVGLRPTSKSVEYAKEQGLEVKPVADAVKEADIIMFLAPDQYQGQIYKDEVEPNMKPDAALAFAHGFNIRYGYIKPGKGHMTFMVAPKGPGHIVRREYVAGRGVPVVVACENDDKGDGWAITLAYAKALGALRAGAIKTTFKEETETDLFGEQDVLMGGVNHLVETGFEVLTDAGYQPEIAYFEVCHELKMLVDLMNEGGLNKARWSCSDTAQYGDFTSTVIDEHTRHNMEHQLQRIQDGSFAKEFMDDQAKGAPRFKELQQKYSHERIETVGPKLRSMFSWLKGKSADADENESFNGDIARTQVQK, from the coding sequence ATGGCAGCACAAATCTGGTACGAAGACGACGCTGATCTCTCCGTTCTCGACGGCAAGAAGGTCTGCATCATCGGTTACGGCTCGCAAGGTCACGCTCACGCGCTGAACCTGCGCGACTCCGGTGTGGACGTCGTCGTCGGCCTGCGGCCTACCTCCAAGTCCGTTGAGTACGCCAAGGAGCAGGGCCTGGAAGTCAAGCCCGTCGCTGACGCGGTCAAGGAAGCGGACATCATCATGTTCCTGGCTCCTGATCAGTATCAAGGTCAGATTTACAAGGACGAGGTCGAGCCCAATATGAAGCCTGATGCGGCGCTCGCCTTCGCGCACGGTTTCAACATTCGTTACGGCTACATCAAGCCGGGCAAGGGCCACATGACCTTCATGGTCGCTCCGAAGGGCCCGGGCCACATCGTCCGTCGTGAGTACGTCGCCGGCCGCGGTGTGCCGGTGGTCGTCGCCTGCGAAAACGACGACAAGGGCGACGGCTGGGCCATCACCCTCGCCTACGCCAAGGCTCTGGGCGCCCTGCGCGCCGGCGCCATCAAGACCACCTTCAAGGAAGAGACCGAGACCGACCTCTTCGGTGAGCAGGACGTGCTCATGGGCGGCGTCAACCACCTGGTCGAGACCGGTTTCGAGGTCCTCACCGATGCCGGCTACCAGCCGGAGATTGCCTACTTCGAGGTCTGCCACGAGCTGAAGATGCTCGTCGACCTGATGAACGAGGGCGGCCTGAACAAGGCTCGTTGGTCCTGCTCCGACACCGCTCAGTATGGCGACTTCACTTCGACCGTCATCGACGAGCATACCCGCCACAACATGGAGCATCAGCTCCAGCGCATTCAGGACGGCTCCTTCGCCAAGGAGTTTATGGACGACCAGGCCAAGGGTGCCCCGCGCTTCAAGGAGCTGCAGCAGAAGTACAGCCACGAACGCATCGAGACCGTCGGCCCGAAGCTTCGTTCGATGTTCTCTTGGCTCAAGGGCAAGTCGGCCGACGCCGACGAGAACGAGTCCTTCAACGGCGACATCGCCCGTACCCAGGTTCAGAAGTGA